The following proteins are co-located in the Sphingomonas panacis genome:
- a CDS encoding PLP-dependent cysteine synthase family protein codes for MPTDREDAAVRAWRTEAIRRIEADYNRSADTHLIRLDLPRYPGITLYLKDESSHPTGSLKHRLARSLFLYALCNGWIGRDTVVIEASSGSTAVSEAYFARMLGLRFIAVVPATTAAPKLDAIRFHGGDIHAVDDPRTVYDVAHRLAAETGGHYLDQFTYAERATDWRGNNNIAESIFAQMAAEEHPVPSWIVCGAGTGGTSATVGRYIRYQRHATRLCVADPVHSVFHRHFADRTAVSLPEGCASYIEGIGRPRVEPSFVPTVIDRMIAVDDAESIGAMRALSTRLGRRVGGSTGTNLAACRLLIDEMAARGETGSVVTILCDGGERYTCTYYEDTWLAGRNITWHDHNNRIALLFSADR; via the coding sequence ATGCCCACTGATCGCGAGGATGCTGCCGTCCGCGCCTGGCGGACCGAGGCGATCCGGCGGATCGAGGCGGATTACAACCGTTCGGCCGATACCCATCTGATCCGGCTGGATCTGCCGCGCTATCCCGGCATCACCTTGTATCTGAAGGACGAGAGCAGTCATCCCACCGGCAGCCTGAAGCACCGGCTGGCCCGCTCGCTGTTCCTCTATGCGCTGTGCAATGGCTGGATCGGGCGCGATACCGTGGTGATCGAAGCCTCCTCGGGCTCGACCGCGGTGAGCGAAGCCTATTTCGCCCGGATGCTGGGGCTGCGCTTCATCGCCGTCGTCCCTGCCACCACCGCTGCGCCCAAGCTGGACGCAATCCGCTTCCACGGCGGCGACATCCACGCGGTCGATGATCCGCGCACTGTCTATGACGTTGCGCACCGGCTCGCGGCGGAAACCGGTGGCCATTATCTCGACCAGTTCACCTATGCCGAACGTGCGACCGACTGGCGCGGCAACAACAACATCGCGGAGAGCATCTTCGCCCAGATGGCTGCCGAGGAACATCCCGTTCCGTCCTGGATCGTGTGTGGCGCAGGCACCGGCGGCACCTCAGCAACCGTCGGCCGCTATATCCGCTATCAGCGGCACGCGACGCGCCTGTGCGTCGCGGACCCGGTCCATTCGGTGTTCCACCGCCACTTCGCGGATCGTACCGCCGTGTCACTTCCGGAAGGATGCGCGAGCTACATTGAGGGGATCGGCCGGCCGCGCGTCGAGCCCAGCTTCGTCCCGACCGTGATCGACCGTATGATCGCGGTCGATGACGCCGAGAGCATCGGGGCGATGCGTGCCCTCTCGACGCGCCTGGGGCGGCGGGTCGGCGGATCGACCGGCACGAACCTCGCGGCCTGCCGGTTGTTGATCGACGAGATGGCGGCGCGCGGGGAGACAGGCTCAGTCGTGACGATCCTGTGCGATGGCGGCGAGCGCTATACCTGCACCTACTACGAGGATACTTGGCTCGCCGGACGAAACATCACATGGCACGACCATAACAATCGTATCGCGCTTCTTTTCTCCGCGGATCGCTAA